The DNA window TTGAAAACGCTAAAAAAGAAATCGCATTCTTTTTCGCTGAGAGGGAGATTTTATAATTGAAAGTTGAAAAAACTTTTGAAGGACTTACGCTTAGCGGCGAGTCTGTAAAAGATAGAGATGGAAACTTTACTATTACGGGAAAACTGAGCGGTGAAGTTGAAGTCGAGTGTGTAAAATGTCTAAAACCTTTTAAAAGAAAAATAGACGAAGAAGTTAAATTTAAAGTTGTAAAACCTCCGTATGAGGGGTTTGATAGTGAATACGATATTATAGAACAAGAAAGATACGATATAGAAGAGATTTTAAAAAGCGAAGTCGAATCTATAAAAAACGACTATAATATCTGCCCTGATTGCGAAGAAGAAGAATTTAACAAAGAATTTTAAGGAGAAATTATGGCAGTTCCTAAGAGAAGAAACTCAAAAACAAGAGCGGCAAAAAGAAGAACTCACTATAAAATCAGACTTAGTGCAGTTGTAAAATGTAGTCACTGCGGTGCGTACAAAAGACCGCACAGAGCATGCCCAAGCTGTGGTGAGTATTAATGAGAATAGCAATTGACGCAATGGGAGGGGACTTCGGTCCTCAGCCTATAGTTGAAGGTGTTGTAAAAGCTTTGGAAGAAAAAGATTTTACGGCTTATTTGGTTGGAGATGAAAAACAGATAAAACCTCTCATCCCGAACAAACTACTTGATAAAGTTAGATTTATAAATAGTGAAGATTTTATAAGAATGGATGAGAGTGCTACCGAAGCATTAAAAAGAAAAGAGTCCACTATTTATAAATCTATCGAACTTCTAAGAAACAAAGAAGTCGATGCCGTAGTCTCTGCCGGTCATAGCGGTGCCACAATGAGCTTGGCAACTCTTAGAATCGGGAGAATCAAAGGTATCAGACGTCCGGCTATTATCACTTTTATGCCTACAATAAAAAAACAATACGCATTCTTACTTGACGCCGGCGCAAATGTCGATTGTGACGCTCATAACCTATATCAATTCGGCTTAATGGGTGAAGTTTATGCAAAAGTGGTCTTAAACAAAGACGATGTTAAACTCGGTCTTTTAAGTAACGGAGAAGAAGAGAGCAAAGGTAACACCGTTACTAAAGAAGCGTTTGGAATGTTAAAAGAATCGTTTCCGAATTTCGTAGGAAACGTAGAGGGCGGAGATATTTTCAAAGGCGAAGTAGACGTAATTATTACGGACGGTTTTATCGGTAATATAGTTTTAAAAACAAGCGAAGGCGCCGCTGATGTTATTAGCAAACTCATAAAAGAAGAGATTAAAAATTCAGGACTTTTACAAAAAATCGGGGCTCTTTTATTAAAACCGGTTTTCAAAGGCTTGAAAAAAGCGATAGATTACGCGGAATACGGCGGAGCACCGCTACTTGGTATTAACGGATGTGTTATAATAGCGCACGGGAAAAGTAACAGCAAAGCAATAAAAAACGCGATTTTTCAAGCGATAAGATACGTTGAAAACGACGTAACAAATAGAATAAAAGAGTCTTTAAAGGTTCATTGATGTATGCAAAATTTACCAGCATAGGAGCTTATGTTCCTCCTAAGATTTTAACGAATGAAGATTTGGAAAAAATAGTCGATACGAGTGACGAATGGATTACTAAAAGAACCGGCATCAAAACAAGACACATCGTAGAAAACGAAGTAACGAGCGATTTGGCTTATAAAGCGGCACTTGACGCTTTAAAAAATGCAAAAATGAGTGCCGAAGATATAGATATGATTATTGTAGCCACAATTACT is part of the Caminibacter pacificus genome and encodes:
- the plsX gene encoding phosphate acyltransferase PlsX, whose amino-acid sequence is MRIAIDAMGGDFGPQPIVEGVVKALEEKDFTAYLVGDEKQIKPLIPNKLLDKVRFINSEDFIRMDESATEALKRKESTIYKSIELLRNKEVDAVVSAGHSGATMSLATLRIGRIKGIRRPAIITFMPTIKKQYAFLLDAGANVDCDAHNLYQFGLMGEVYAKVVLNKDDVKLGLLSNGEEESKGNTVTKEAFGMLKESFPNFVGNVEGGDIFKGEVDVIITDGFIGNIVLKTSEGAADVISKLIKEEIKNSGLLQKIGALLLKPVFKGLKKAIDYAEYGGAPLLGINGCVIIAHGKSNSKAIKNAIFQAIRYVENDVTNRIKESLKVH
- the rpmF gene encoding 50S ribosomal protein L32, with protein sequence MAVPKRRNSKTRAAKRRTHYKIRLSAVVKCSHCGAYKRPHRACPSCGEY